CCACCGCCTTTTTCGGCCCGTCGCGGTGTGTTGCACATGACCCTTGCTCTGGCAGGGAAGAACGATGAGGGATCACTAAAGGCAACTAACTCTGCATGTGAAACAATAATCGTGCGAAGCATGGATTTGTAATTATTTTGCTTGCTTCTGATCCGGAAGAATGTGTGATAATGTTGCTTCCTTTATTCATAACCTTTTACTGCTAGCATATGGCGTAAAGAAAATGACGAGGGCGGAACAATTGCGTAGTCTTTGTGGTGCATACAAAGCCGCAGTTATGTCGCACACGTTTTATCAAAGGCATCAAAAAGAGTCATGCAATGCATATATATTCCATGAGAGATATCTCAGCTGCACTTCGCCGAAAACTTTTTATAATTGTTAGAAAAGGCCTCTGCGCTTCAAAACCTAAATGTCGTCGTCGATATCCGTTACTGTCATAAACGCAGCAACAGCAACGCTATACAAAACGGATCTGATACAGACATGCGCGAGCCAAGGAATTTGCAAAAGCGATAAGTGAACTAGTTAttaaaatttagtttttttaGATCTTCTCCAGATGAATTTTTCTAGACGAAAAATTAAGTCTGCCGATTATAGCTGTCGTAATctactagaaagaaaaaaaacagtgcggGAAGGAAAGAAATGACGAGGAAATGCACAGGTGGCATGCAGATGACACGACAGCTAAAGCTTAAATGACAGTAGTCAGAGGTTTGAGAGGCAAGTTCAAGGGTGAGTGCGCTTAGCAATTGTCCACATCCAACTCAATGCCCTTATCTCATCTGACAACAGCGCCTCTTCCCCCGCACTCCAAACGCGGACTTTATCTTCATTTTGCTTTTCTGCTATTCCATCACATGGGCGTTTCCAGATAATATAGTCTAAGCTCCATAGTTTTCGTGACAGCACACAGCCTGGAGACGCTTGAGGTTAGAGGGCACAGACAACAAGGAGTCATCGGTGAGAACGGTAATCGTGTCCAGCACTTATTACGCAATGGCTACCGAAGACAGCAGCAAAGACACCATCGAGGGCCTGGACGATTGCCGGCTCGACTATGCCGAGCTGCACTTTGACACCAACGCCATCCACGCTGGTCAGGAGCCGGAACAATGGAACTGCCAAGCCGTTGTGCCGCCCATCTTTTTGGCCTGCACTTTCAAGCAACTAGCGCCAGCTGAGCCTCTAGTGAGCGAAATTTTATTGACTCGTGTGTTCTACGCCATTAAGATGAGAGCGTATGTATGGAATAGAAGTCCGCTGTTTCCTAAAgttcataaaaaaaattgtggctccaatccacgccgtgagggtggttggacagcgaagccgtgaaacgacacccaattacccattgcgacgtcacttgaaaattcacacgcgtggctctacaaagagtgaaaccaggtacaagtgaaatgtactcgagctatatgctgtatgcctgatttaaAAGGAGATAAGCTGTTTGCATTCAGTTTCTAGCCTAATATTTACCGGAACGTCTCGGATGGTGTTCGCATTGTTCACGCGCGCCTTATCAACCATCATGTGGTTTTGAcgcttttgtgtttttttcttaacGAAAAATAGTAATGAGCTATATGCTGTATGCATGGTTTGAAAGGAAATTTACCCTTCAtatattttttcattttctatttgATTTTTCATTCTATATTCTCTAAGCGAACTTTTTCGGTTTGTTATATATCTTTTATATATCTGTTTATTTcttgtatatttttattttttattttatttttcttgatttcttttatctttatttttatttctttatattttctaaaaaaattatATTACGACTGGTTTATGATTAGTAAGATATAAGATTTCTATGATGTTGGGTATTTTTCTACTCGAAGTAGCATTCAATtttcagcctggcgttttttgctgacgacgccgacgacacgaaagAGGATACAAAGGTGATGGAGAAAAGGGAGTGCTAAGAAAACGCAAAAGGCGAAGGGCTTCGGCAAAGTAACAATCTCTCGTGCAGGTCCGACACCATTAAGAACCGCGGGAGGGCCTGGCATTAGTAGTTACTAATGAAATCCGTTCTGTCAACAACATCCCGCAGGACAAAGCAGACGCAAGGAGGAGGGTCTTGAAAAATGCGAAATCTACAGGTTAATCTGAGAGGTTCCATCGTAAATATACAGCCATTTCACATTTCAGCaattcttctactcaaggtgtggCAACCCGACACGCAAATGCCTTGAAGAATGTCTGGCCAGCCTGGAGCACGCCAAGTACGGTACGTGCAACATTAGCTAAGGCCACAGACATTACGTGGGTGCACTTCAGCATATCAAGGGACTTGGCCAGCACGAAAGTACGAATATTTCATCTGGGCTAAGCTTCAGTGAGAACTCTTGCTTGGGCTAGCTgattcatgattcacaaagaaaacggcgcgaaatacggggacgaaGGAGAAACAATCACGACAGGACCAGCTTCAGTGTTGTGCTGTCAAAGGATTAGTGCGGTATGGTACCCATCTCAAGATCTTTTAGAAAGTTGTAGCTAAAAGCAGCCTGATCCAATATCACTCGTTCATACCTTGTCGCGCATCTTTGTTCAGTTTACAGAGGGCGCTGAAGACATGTAGCCTCCCACGCATTACTCCCCATCTGTCAACGTCGGGGTGCCAGAGAGCATTAAAGGATAGCTGGCAGTTGGAATTATTCCAGCGCTCTCCTCAACGGAGTGCCTCATGGGTTACGTGAAGCTTATGACCGTTAAACACCGCCTACCACACACCGTACCGTCTTTCCGGCTTTTTTTATACAACAGCGTTACTTAAACTGCGAAGTGCTTGTTCGCTTATTTATGCGGACAATAGAAGTCGTAATTTTAAATAAATGCGCAGCTATACAAGCCGCTCGAATAAGGTCGTAATGCCGGCTGCAAAGATCTCGCACACGCATGTGAACTCAGTTTATTCTGAACATTACAGAATAGAGGATGCTACATACTGACCAACTAATTACCTCTGTATCATTACCCAGCTTCCTGAGCTAACCGCCGAACCGGACCGGGCCTCTGCAGAGTGGCCTTCTGTAGGACCCGGCCGGTGTCTATTCTATTATGTCACAGTCAGCGGGCCTGGcttcaagttaaaaaaaaaaagaaggcccgCTCAGTAGTGTACTTAGGTGCCGCACGGAGGGCGAACACCCCTAGGCGAATGGCATTTCAAACTTCAATAGGCGCCCCATGACGATTAGCACCTACTCAAACTGAGGAGAGGACTCTTCTGAAAAATGACCGCATTCTGGTCGGTTCGCTCTGAGAGTACGTCCGCCGCAAAGAATAGTCGTAGTAGGAACTGACTGCGGCTAGATGTCCTTAAGCCCTACAGTCGCGCACACCATGTGTGTCGAGAAGCGGGCGGCATATGCTTTCGCGAGTGCCACTAGGGTTAAAGTGCAGGCTAGTTGATGATGCATCACTACAGTATTACTgcgctgcacagaaaaaaaaccgACACAAAGGCAAGTTACAAACATTCGTTTAGAATGCTTATCAACAATAGCTTGTGAATTTGTCCCCGTGTGTCTTTTTTTGCGTGTGGCATTGTATTAGTGCAGACATGTATTTCTCATTTTGAAGCGCTGAACATAGAAAAAAATGGATTCACTGTGCGCCTCCACATTCTCCTCACCCCACTAATGCTCTGTACGCATTCTGTACTCACGTAACACTTTCATTACTTCTCCTTATTTCCCTTACCCCCGTCTTTTTCTAGGTGTGGTTTGCTTAACTTGGGCTTAGAGACTTTTCGTATAGGGGGACCCTATAGGTTAGGGCAATACGGTTATAGCGATCGCCAGGGCGCAGAAGCAGGACAATAACGCCGCTCCGGTCATTGTGCTGCTCATACGCACTGGCGCCCCACTATTCCCCTATGCCCTGACCGGATGTGTTCATCGTATTTTATAAGTCTCTATTATCAGCAGGCCTAAGCGGTGCAATCGCTCTTCTTCACTAGGCCTTAGTGCTGACCTTAAATAATtaatttttcctcctccttcttgcAGTTCACCTCCGCCACTCGTCTTCCCGCAGAAGTATCTTACAAACTGGCTCCTTAGCCAAAAATCAAGGTTTTGTAGCAGCAGGGGCTCATTTTCTGATATGTAGAACGTATCCACACAGCTCTACGTCTGAAGCTGGCAGACTGAGGCAACAAATATTGTGACGGGAGAACTCTTGAATACATGAGGTACACATCTAGTAAGCAAGCTACGAATTAGAGTGTTTGGTCAGGGCAATCGCACAGGATATGCGGTGACAGATGCAAGTGACAATAGGCAGCTTATTTCCTGGTACCTCATTTCTTTTGAATTCTTACTGGCGCATCATATCGACTGCTGTCATTGTAccatgtgtttcagggaagactcaaTATTCTGAAAAATAGGTTCTTTTTGTGGTAAAATATGTCTTTTTCAGCataatattaccagtgttggcgccACCAGAAAAGCGGTGAGTCGTTTTAAGTAATAAGCTTGTTAGCTAATTTTTATTAACTAACTCTATAACTATTAGATTTAGGCGCGAAGTGGCAAATAGAGATTTCTAGCCACTCGGAAGTAACAACCATATCAGTATTCAGAATTTAGAACACGCGATTACCCTTGGAGCTGTGGCTGGACAAAATCTGGCTTTTTTCCTAGTTACGTGATATTGtgcggttgctttgcctgcgtgcttttcgaaagcgcatgtattcttTCACGACGTAGCCACATTTTGTCTAGCCGcagtgccaagggtaatcgcatgctcaaaaattctgaaaactgatatgactGTTACTAACGGGcggctagaaatctctaattgaacccgaccgcggcggctgcgtttttatggaggaaaaacgctaaggcgcccgtgtgctgtgcgatgtcagtgcaagttaatgatccccaggtggtcgaaattattccggagccctccactacggcacctcgtcttcctttcttctttcactccctcctttatcccttcccttacggcgcggttcaggtgtccaacgatatatgagacagatactgcgccatttcctttctcccaaaaaccaattattattattattattattaactaggcgcctaactcaatagttaaaaaaccaattattaaaattAGTTAGCCAGTCTACTAAacgattcactggttttctggAGTCCACCAAGACTGGTAATAaaatgctgaaaaagccatatttgtAGCTCAAAAAACCCATTTTTGAGAATTACTGAATGTCTTACCGAAACACCAGGTTGCTTGGAAGCAATAAATGTCCTCATTtgcagaatttcttttttctcctGGAGTTGGCATGCGGCCCAGCTTCACGACATAAAGTCACGATCACAGAGCCAGAAGCACGAGTGGTTCGAAATACGATAACAGCGCCAACCTTCAAGCGCTCAAACCTCAAAGCCGGTTCCGTGCATGCGCAGCTGCTGCCGTACCGTGCCAGTAAGCGTGCTGCGATTCTTGGTTGCACATCAACTGGGAACCCATACTAAGCATTCAGACGAAGTTGTTTGTACGTACACGTGGATAAGACCACCTTACGATAGGGCATGCTTTAGACAACCACAGCAGCCGAAGGAACGATAGATAAGTAGTGTGTCGTAAGCCACATGAACGCCCGGCAAACATGTCCTTCACAACTGAGCGCTATTTCTGCCCCCGCTGTTCATAAAAGAACACCCCTCATGGCCAGAAATAATCGGCGAATGCGCTGTGGATCAGAAGGTCATCTTGTGCATTTCTAGCAGAGTAAACTTGCTTTATAACGACATAGGTGGCCATTTAACAAAATGTACGTCAGTAGGACTGGTCCATTTTCTATAAGGAATATTGCTGACATCAGAATGCATTCTTTTCTCCCCAACACCTTCTTTCTCACAGCCCTGACGTACGCTTCAGGCATAGCGGCTATACACAATGTGACGCATCTGGTAAATACGGGCGACCACGTGGTCACCTGCGACGCCATGTACGGAGGTAATAAACTTAACCAATTAATATTTTTCATTCCTGAGCTTTTTGCCACGTCTTGCGCCAAGGACAAACATGATGGCTTTATTGGCATGCGTTAAGTACCAATCCATCTTTCAGGCACTGACACGTTGTTTAGGAAGTGGCTCATGCCTCGGGGATATGATGTGACGTTTGTCGACGCTACGGATCTCAAGCAAGTTGAGACTGCACTAAAGCCTAGCACGAAAGTAAGCATCAAGTTATATACATCAGACAATTGTTTAGCTTGAGCTAACAAATGTCGGTTTTTGTTCGGCACGGTTGTAGAGGCCGCAAAACTGGCTACCGCCAACATGCCGATTTTACCGTGAAGGTTGGAACGAGGCATTATAAACCAGCGTATACAATTGTACACTCAAATTATCGTGAGGTGCAAGTTTCGCGCAGGACTTTTGTAGGATTACATTGCTCTCTGCTATCACATCATTAATTTTCACCCGAATGGCCCCTTCCCGGTGCTCAGCACTCACTTACATTCGGTTCAGCAATGCTTCTTCTTTTCAACTGTTCTGAAAAGCAGCAACGCTGTCCTGATGAAAGCAAAGCAAAATATACTGGTATATATTTTCACATAAAAATATCTTAATCTGCTTATTGTTGCAAAGAGAGCTTCGACGCATGCGCGCAAGGTTTTACCAAATAAAATGACGAAGCTGTATGGTTTCAAAGAGCGTGAAAAATCTATGTGAATAATTCCTATCAATGCAATGAATATTACAGCGTTTATAAATATTTATGAAAATCTTCGATGTTATAGCGTTTGAAGTTATCACAACTGACCACCCTGAATATAATGTACGAGTAATCATTTTTCTATGCGAGCCTATCTTAAAAACGATAACGAAACGAAAAGAACGACGGCGAGTGAAGTGGTAGGTCTCAGTTTTGCCTGCACTGATCAGAAGCAACTATCTTTGGTCGCCTCATGTTGGAAATGGCGTTCAGTAACCTCTTCTTTGTCTAATTCGGATGATTTGCTTTCCATCATGCTACTCCTATTTCTGGGAAAGAGAAACTGAGCACCTACTTGGCCACCGTCGATGCTTCTTCCTCAAAAAGTCACTTTCAAATCATCATTAAACTGGTTGGCTCCTGTTTACTGAAGAAAGTCAACAGCCTGGATTTCGGCGCCATCGGAAGGAAGCGAAGACAACTGTTGTATTCGAAGACACAAAATTTGAGTGCCACCGCCATTTAAGGAATTAAGGCTAAATTGTCTGCTAACAAGCGATAAACGACCATGACCACGACGAGCTCATCGTTTATTTTGCTCTCTGCTTTTTCATCCTCTTCATTACTCTTTTTTACTTTAAATATGTAGAGCAACCCACCGAACATTGCAGACGGCTGATCTCCCTTTCTCCCTTTTCTTGTCTCTTTCTCTTGCTTCTTTCCGTCTTCTCGCCAAGCTCGTATGGTTGGAAACTCCGAGCAACCCGGCTTTGAAAGTGGTCGACATCAAAGCGGTCTGCGAGGAGGTGCGGAGGAAATGCATCGCAATTGTTGTTGTGGACAACACTTTCATGTCTCCCTATTTTCAGGTAGGTGTGCTTCTCCGACGTAGCTCTAATATAGACGTCGCGTAGGCTTCTGCGTCTTCCTACTTcgcaaaaagtaaaaatgaatgtatcttttatttcatttccccTTCTCGCAGAAACCTCTCCTGCTTGGAGCTGATGTTTCTGTTTACTCTCTGACAAAGTATATGAATGGTAAGAACCGTTTCATATGCTGAGAATTGGGTGCGCTGAAGAGCTCAGTGACATTTTTGTTTTCGACTATGATAACTCCAGCTGCGCACCCTGAcactggagttttttttttcatacatgtATACAATGAAGTATAGATGGCGTATTCACTGTAAGAGAGGGTCAGCGCAAAAAGCTAAAGACAAGAGAAGACAAGAGAGAGGCAACgtcttcctctctctttctttacctcttagtttgttttttgtgctgttcCTCTCATCCAGTATGCGTAATCATTTCGCCCACTACGCTACGTTGAAGAAGATTCGTGTTCCGAGCCCGTGTTACTTAGCCAAGCGTGCGTGCAACCATATGTGTCGACGAACAATCCGGGCCCGTCAGCTCCCGAAGAAGAGGAAGCCCGGCGCGAAAGTCGGCGCGCCGCTACTCGAGAACGGATGCG
The Amblyomma americanum isolate KBUSLIRL-KWMA chromosome 3, ASM5285725v1, whole genome shotgun sequence genome window above contains:
- the LOC144124851 gene encoding cystathionine gamma-lyase-like codes for the protein MATEDSSKDTIEGLDDCRLDYAELHFDTNAIHAGQEPEQWNCQAVVPPIFLACTFKQLAPAEPLQFFYSRCGNPTRKCLEECLASLEHAKYALTYASGIAAIHNVTHLVNTGDHVVTCDAMYGGTDTLFRKWLMPRGYDVTFVDATDLKQVETALKPSTKLVWLETPSNPALKVVDIKAVCEEVRRKCIAIVVVDNTFMSPYFQKPLLLGADVSVYSLTKYMNGHSDVVMGAIGTNDNEISNRLHFLQEAVGAVPSPFDCFLVMRGLKTLHVRMDRHMENGLKVAEFLEAHPLVERVFHPGLPSHPQHEVAKRQCSGFSGMVAFRINGGLKESSLFLKSLKIVALAASLGSTESIAQVPALLASSNVPEEQRKLLGITDNLIRLSVGIENCDDLINDLDQALKKAVRA